In Acidimicrobiales bacterium, the sequence CGTGGCCCCCGACAGGGACTGCACCAGCTGGGTGCCCACCGCGTCGCGACGGGCGGCGACGGCCCGACGGGCGTTGATCTCGCGGAAGCGGATCGACACGCTCTCCTCGGCCGCCGCCGCCTTGACGGCCAGGACCGCCCCGAACGAGTCGCCGACGAACCCGGTGACCTCGGCCGTGGCCCGCCTGGCGTCCTGTCGCCAGGCGCGCAGCCGAGGCCCGAGCCACCGGGCCACCGTCAGGGCGGCGACGACGGGGATCACGACCGCCACCGTCACCCGGGCGTCGATGGTCGCCATGATCACCACGGCCGCTCCCCCGGCGATGGCCACCCCGGAGATGTCGAGCCACACGTCGAGCACCATGGCGAGGTCCTGGGTGTCATCCCGGAACCGGCTGACGGCCTCGCCCGAGGAACCCGGCAGCCGGCCCGAGGTCGCACCGGGGGCGCTGGTGAGCGAGTAGAGGAGGTTGACTCGAGGCACCGTCTGCCAGCCGACGAACGCCCCGTGCCACTGCACCGCCGCGCTCACCAGCAGGAGCCAGCGGCCCAGCTCGAGGCCGCCGAGGACGGCCAGCACCGTCCACGGAGAGCCCACGGCGGCGTCGTCGGAGATGCGGTCGAGCACGACCTTGAACGCCCACCCGATGAGCAAGGGGATGGTGTGGAAGCCCACCCACTGCACCCAGCAGATGGCGTAGGCCGACGGGTCGCGCCGGATCAGCTCACGAGCCACCCGCATGGTCGTGCGGGGCGAGGCCGGTGGCGCCGTCATGATCCACCTCCACCGGGCGCCTCGGCGAGCAGCCCGGTGTGGGCTGCCTCGGACGCGCGCAGCAGGCGGGCGTAGCGCGTGGTGGGGTCGGCGGCGAGGCGGCTCCGCTCACCGTGCTCAACGAGGCGACCGCCGTCGAGCACCGCGATCTCGTCAACCTCCTCGAGGGTGGCCAGGCGGTGCGCCACGATGACCGCCGTGCGCCCCTCGAGCAGGCGGTGCATGGCGGCGGCCATGGTCGCCTCGGTGGCGGGGTCGAGGCGGCTCGACGCCTCGTCGAGGACGATGAGGTCGGGCTCGGCCAGGAACGCCCGGGCGAAGGCCAGCAGCTGCGCCTCCCCCGACGAGAGGCCGCCGGTGCCGGCGAGCTGGGTATCGATCCCCTCGGGGAGGCCGGCGAGCCACCCGCCCAGGCCGACCTCGCCGAGCACCTCGACGAGACGCTCGTCGGTGGCCGGCCATCGCCCGTAGAGGGTGAGGTTCTCCCGCACCGAGGCACGCAGCAGCTCCACGTCCTGGGTCACCACCGCGATCCGTCGACGCAGGGCACCCAGCTGGAGGTCAGCCACGTCGACCCCGCCGACGCGCACCGTGCCCTCGGTGGCGTCCCAGAAGCGCAACAGCAGGCGCCCGAGGGTGGTCTTCCCGCTGCCGGTGCGTCCCACCACGCCGAGGTGGGTGCCGGGAGCGAGGTGGAGGTCGAGGTCCCGCACGGCCACGGTGCCCTCGGCATAGGTGAGGGTCACGCCCTCGAGGTCGACCGAGAGGGGCCCCGAGGGCAGCGCCTCGGGTCCGAGTGGGCCATCGACGAGGGTCCGCTCGGTGGCCAGGAGCCGCGCCGCCCTGGTGGCACCCGCCAGCGCCTTCTGGAGCTCGCGGAGCTGCTCGGCGATCCGCTCGAGCGGCTGGCGGAGGAGCTGGGCGTAGCGGAACAGGGCGAACACCGCCCCGAGGGTGATGATCCCTCGGTCGAGCAGGAGGATCCCCACCGCCAGAGTGGCCACCGAGCCGGCGGCGAAGGCGGTGGCCGACAGCGCGTAGGCGCTGTCGCCGTGGAGCGAGGCCCGGCGGGCGGTGCGCCACGAGCGGGCTGAGTTGGCCTGGAGGCGGTGCACGGCGTGGGGTCCGGCGCCGTTGGCCCGGATGTCCTCGAGGCCCCCGAGGCGCTCCTCGAGGTCGCCGTACAGGCGAGCGTTGGCCTCCCGCTCGGCGTCGTGGGCCGGGACAGCCGCCACCCGCAGCCGGATCATCACCGCCACCGCGAGCGCGGCGAAGACGGTGAGGGCGAGGCCGGCCCGCCAGTCGATGACCGTCGAGATCACCAGCACCCCGGCGACCAGGATGGCGTTGCCGATTACGTGCAGCACCACGTTGGAGAAGAACTGGGTCAGGGCCTCGACGTCGCCGTCGATGCGCTCGATGAGCACCCCGGCGCTGTGGTCGCCGTGCCAGGCAAGCTCGAGGTGGAGGGCGTGGTCGGCCAGCTCCTCCCGCAGGCGGTTGCCCGCACGCCAGGCCAGGTGCACCGAGGCCCAGGTCACCGCCAGCTGGAGCACCTCGCCGAGCACGGCGAGCACCAGGTACGCCGCCGCCAGGGTGGTGAGGGCGCCGACCGGCCGGCCCGAGAGGGCGCCGTCGACGAAGCGGGCGAGGATCAGGGGCCCGGCCAGCGGCAGCAACATGGCCACCAGGAGCAGGGCGACCAGTGCCAGGACGCGACTCTGCTCCGGACGGAGGGTCGTCGCCAGGAGGCGCGACGCGGGTCGGGTGGTGGTCGCCACAGCCGTCCGATGCTACGGAGCGCCCTGGCGGAGCGCCCCCGGGTTTCCGGCCTCGGGCCGGGGCTCGGGTCAGACCTCGGACGCGAGGTCGCGCTCGGCGGCGGCCCGCTGGGCACGTACGTTGTTGCGACGCTTCCAGAAGGGCTGCTTCCAGTGGCGAACCCGGCGAGACCCTTCCTTCGCGGGGGGCTTGCCCACCGAGGCCCTCCGGCCGGCGGAGACCGGACTTCGAGGGACCACCACCCCGTCCGGATCGCCGTCGAGCGCCAACTTGGCCTCCCGGCGCACTCGACGGTTGCCGACCTGGCGGTCTCCCTTGTCGGGGCGTGCCCCGGGATCCTCGTTCTGGTGGCGACGACTCATCCAACCCCCTTGTGGCGGGTTCGCTGTTGTCCTTGCACGGTACCGCCCCGGCGGGAACGGCACACGGGTCAACTCCTCCGGAAGCCGCTCAGCCACCGCCCCCGGGTGAGGGGTACTCCGGTGGCCGCTCGTCGTCGGGGACCTCCTCCACCACGGTGATGGTGCCCTCCTCGTCGAAGACCCACAGGTCGCCTTCCCACTCGTCGACGAGGAAGCGACGGCCGCCGTCGACGTAGCGGTACATCCCCCGGCCGGCCACACCGCCCTCGTCGACGCCCTCGGCGTCGGGGTCCCACCACAGCTCCACCATGTCGTCGATGCCCGCGAAGTCGGTGGTCGACCACCGGTGCTCGCCGTAGCTGACGCTGGGTTGGGTCACGGCGCGCGGGGTGGGCCCCATCAGGAACAGCCCGTCGCGGAAGGTGGTCGAGGTGAGCTGCGGCCCGGCGTGCTGGAGGCCGGTGAAGAACAGCGTCACCTGCGGGTGCAGGAGGAGGAGGGGCAGGGAGCCGTCCAACGCCGGCGGGGACCCGTGGAACCACTCGTACAGGTGATGGGGAGGGTTGGCCTCGGGCCGGACCTGGGGCGGGAAGTAGCTGATCCCGAAGGCATGGCGCCACTGCTCCTGGTCGAAGGTGCGGGCGAAGGCGCTGGTGTCGATGAACGGCGAGCCGCCGAGGACCCACTCGGGGAACCACCCCTGCTTGGTCGCCTCCTGGGTGAAGGCCGGCAGCAGGATCGGATCGGCCTGCACCAACACGGTGGTGACCCCGGACGACTGCATCCGGGTGACGGCGTTGGTGGCGAGCTCGGCCGCCCGCCCGAGGTCGAGCGGGTAGAGGATCGACTCGGCCAGGTCGACCCCCTCGTCGGCCAGCTCGTCGCGCAGCCGGTCCGCGCTGCGCTGGTCGCCGGGGCCCATGCCCAGCCCGAGGTGGCCGAACACGCGCTCCTCGCTGCGCAGCGCCTCACCGGCGTGCACCGCGTCGCCCCCGGCAAGCTTGCGCGACACGTACGCCACCAGGTGGGCCCGGACCTGGCCCCCCGAGGGCGGGATGGAGAACACCGTCGACGGATCCCCGACGCCGGCGCAGCCCACGCACACGACGTCGCGCGCCTGGAGCTCCTCGGCCCAGGCCGAGCCGATGACCGGCCCGCCGAGCACGGCGAACGCGCCCATGTCCTCCGCCGCCCGCACCGCATCGGCCCGCGCCGCGGTGCTGTCGAGGATCGAACCGGACGCCTCGACGAAGTCCAGGACCACACGACGCCCGTAGGTCTGGTAGGTCGCGTCGAAGACCTCGACGAAGCCGCGGTACACCTCCCGCAGCTCGGCGTTGGTGGCATCGAACCCGATGCGCTGCAACAGCAGGGCGCGCACCGGGTCGTCCTCTGCCGGGATCCACGCCACCACCTTGATCTCGGTGGCGGTCACCCCGGGCGCGGTGGCGCCACCGTTGTCATCGACGTCGGCGAAGCACTCGGCGCGGAAGATGAAGGGGATGGCCACGCGCCCGCTCTCGGTGTCGCAGGTGTCGGGGAAGGTGACGTCGAGGCCCTGCTCCTGGGCCATCGACCACGAGATGGCCCCGTCGGGGCGCTCGGCCGGGCCGACCGCCCCCGGGCCGCCCCCGTCGTCGCCGCCTCCGGCGAGCAGACCCACCACGGCCACCCCGGCAACCACGGCCACCACCACGGCGATGGGGCCCCATCGGCGCAGCGCGCCCGGCCCCTCAGCAGCAGCCCCCTCTGTTCCTCGTGGCTCCACGCTCACCCTCCCGATGGGGCACCGGACCGCCGGATGGCGGCCTCCTCCGTGCCAAGGTACGACTCGACGACCACGGGGTCGCCGAGGACGGCGTCGGGGCGGCCGACCGCGATCACCCGCCCCTGGTCCATGGCGACCAGGCGGTCGGCGACCGCCTCGATCAGCGAGATGTCGTGCTCGATGACGACCAGGCTGGCACCGGTCTCGTCACGCACGCGGCGGATGAGCGGCGCCAGCGCCTCTACCTCACGCTGGGCGATCCCCGCCGCCGGCTCGTCGAGGAGCACCACGGAGGGCTGGTGGGCGAGCAGGCAGGCGAGGTCGACCACCCGGCGCGTCCCGGTGGACAGCTCGCCGACGAACGACGAGCGGTGATCACCGAGCCCCAGCAGCTCGACGAGCTCGGCGACCCGGCGGCTAACCGCCCGCTCGCTGTCCAGTGCGTTCGGCAGCCGGAAGGCGGCGGAGAGCGGGTCGCGCACCGCCACCCAGCGCTCGCAGGCGGTGGCGACCGCCTCTTCGACCGACAACGAAGGGAAGAGGCGCGCGTCCTGGAAGGACCGGCCGAGGCCGCCCCGGGCGCGAGCCGAAGGCGACCAACGGGAGACGTCGCGGCCGCCGAGGCGGACAGACCCCCCGTCGGGCGTGGTGAAGCCGCTCACCAGGTCGAACACCGTGGTCTTGCCCGCGCCGTTGGGGCCGATGATGCCGAGGACCTCCCCGGGGCCGACCTCGAACGAGACCGACCGCACCGCGGCGACACCCTCGAACGACCGCGACAGCCTCACCCCCTCGAGCGCCGGTGTGGCGTCGCCGGCCGGCGTGAGGTCCGAGGTGTCCACGGTGGCCGCGGTGTCCACGGTGGCCTCGGCCGGGACAGTCATCACACCGGCCGGGGTGCTCGCATCGGCCGCACCGGGGCCGGCGCCGATCACCGAGGTGGCACCCCCGAGGAAGACCGACCGGAGCAGGTCCGGACGCTGGGCCAGCTCGTCCGTCGGCCCCGAGAAGCGGACCTGGCCACGCTCGAGGAACATCGCCCGGTCGGTGGCAGCGAGGGCCACCTCCACCGACTGCTCGACGAGGAGGACCGTCATCGACTCCCGCCGCAGCTGCTCCAGGGCCCGGAGCAGGCGTCCGACGACCTCGGGTGCCAGGCCGAGGGACAGCTCGTCGATCAGGAGCAGGCGCGGCCTGGTCAGCAGCGCCATGGCGAGCCCCAGCATCTGCTGCTCGCCGCCGGAGAGCGAGCCCGCCCGCTGGCCGGCGCGCCCGGTCAGGACGGGGAAGAGCTCGTCCACCTGGGTCCGAGCTTCCTCGAGGTCGCCGGGCCGGCGCCGGTGCAGCCAGCCGGCCACCCGCAGGTTCTCGGCGACGGTGAGCGACGGGAACACCCCAGACCCCCCGGGCACCTGGGCCATGCCGAGCGCCACACGAGCATGCGCGGGGAGGCGCGTGATGTCGCGACCGTCGAGCACCACCGTTCCCGCGGTGGTGGGGACCACCCCCGACACGGCGCGAAGCAAGGTGGACTTGCCGGCCCCGTTGGTGCCGAGGAGGGCGACGGCCTCGCCCTCCTCCACGATGACGTCGACCCCGAAGAGGATCTGCACCGGCCCGTAGGAGACGTCGAGCCCCTCCACCGCGAGGAGGCCGGCAGTCGTCGGGACCTCCCCTCGGTCGTCTTCCCCACGCAGCGGCGCTCCGTCCGACGGTGTCACGTCGTCCTCGGCCACGGGACCGACGGTGGTGCCGTGGCGCGCCGCCAAACGCCGCAGGAGCGCGTCTCGCCCGGCGAAGGGGAGCGTCGCCAGCCCGCCGGGGACCAACCAGAGCACCAGCAGGACCCCCACCCCCGACGCCAGGACCCGCAGCTCTGCTGGCAGGAACCACTGGGCGCCGAGCAGGAACCCGGCGCCCAACACCGCGCCGGTCACCGAGGTGAGGCCGCCGATCACGACCATGGTGAACACCGCGAGGTTCTGCACGGGGGCGTAGGTCGTGGCGTCGAAGGCCTGCTGGTGGTGGATGAACAGCCCGCCGGCGAGAGCGGCGATGCCACCCGAGAGGGCGAAGGTGGCGACCCGGAGGGTGGCCGGACGGATCCCGTACGACTGGGCGGCACGGTCGTTGTCTCGGAGGGCGACCATCGCCCGCCCTGCCCGGCTGGTGCGGATCCCACGCACCCCGAGACCGACGATGACGAGGACTGCCAGCACCAGGCCGTAGACCTCGGTGGGCGTGGCGACCTCGAAGCCACCGAGCAGCGGTGCCCGCTCGACGCGCCCGCTCGGGACCCACTCGAAGCGGTTGCGGTCGAGGAGGTAGGAGGTGGTCGCCAGCGAGAACGCAAAGGTGGTGACGGCGAGGGTGAGGCCACGCACCCGACTCGCCGGCACCCCGACCACCACCGCCGCCGCCGCGCCGGCCAGCGAGGCCACCACCAGGCCCGCCACGAGGTCGGCGCCGTGAGTGCCCGTGACCCACCCGCAGACCGCCGCGCCGATGGCGAAGAAGGCCACCTGACCGAGCGAGACGTGGCCGCCCCACCCCGAGAGCACCACCAGCGAGAGCCCCAGCAGGGCATAGACCAACAGGGCAGAAGCCCGCAGCGAGCGATCGACGGAGACCACGTGGGGCACGACCGCGGCAGCCGCCACGACGGTGACGAGCGCGAGGCGGCGACCCCACCGCACCACCGGGAGGTGGGCCAGCGCTGACGGCACCCCACGGACCTCGTCGGCTGCCCGCCACGCCGTGTCGTCCCCGGCCCCGTCCCCCGAGGTGCCACCCCGCTGCAGCAGCAGGGCGACGACGACGATCACCCCGAGGACGGGGTCCACCAGCGCCACCGAGTGGTCCCAGGCGATGCCAAGCTCCAGCACGCCCAGCGCCACCGCGGCGGTGGTGACCGTCACCAGGTTCGTCATCCGCCCGATCACGAGGGCGACGAGGGCTCGCAGGAGGACGCTGAAGCCGAGGACGCTGTCGGCGGGGAGACCGAGGATGCCGCCCCGGAGGAAGACGGTGACGAAGGCGAGCCCCGCCGCCGTCGCCCACACGATCGTGCGCAGGCGGTGGACGGGGACGCCGAGCAGCGCTGCGCGGTCGCCGTCGTCGGCGCTGGCCCGGATGGCGACGCCGGCAGCGCTGCGCCGCAGCAGCGTCGCCACCGCCACCACGACCAGCGGGGTCAGCACCAGGGCGAGGAGGTCGTTGGCGTCGAAGACCACACCGCCGAGGCGGACCGTGACCTCGAACGGCGGGTCGATGCGATCGGAGACCAGCCGCCGGCCCCACAGCCGAGGGACGAGGAGCGCCACGGCGGTGAGGACCTGGCTGAGCCCGATGGTGGCGATGGTGACGAGCAACCTGGGCGACCGGGAGAACCGGCGGATCACGAGCCGCTCGGTCGCGCCACCCAGGGCGATGGCGGCGACCAGGCCGGCGACGACCGCCACCGGCCACGGCATGCCGACCTCGTCGATCAGGAGGTAGGCGAGCACAGCCGGAGCGAAGCCCAGGTCTGCCTGGGCGAAGTTGATGATCCGGTCGGAGCGGTGGACGAGGGCCATCCCGAGGGCGATGAGAGCGGTGAGGCCACCCACGATCACCCCGCGGAGCACGATGCCCGACGGCGCCGGGAACACCACCTGCTGGACCAGGACGATCGCCACCGCCGGGCCGAGGGCGGTGATCAGGCGGCGCGACGGCGAGGGGCGGGCCCGACCGACGCCGGCACCCCCCGGTCCACCCCCATCGGTGGCTGCCTCGCTCACCCCGGTGTCGCCGATGCCACGACGGTACCCATCGCGGCGTTCGCGCTGCCGACCGACGCGCGGCGCGCGATGCTCGGGGTGTGAGCGAACGCAACGTCCTCGGCGGCGACCTCGAGCCCTGCGGCACCGAGCCGATGACCGGCTTCTACCGCGACGGCTGCTGCAGCACAGGTCCGGAGGACTTGGGCAGCCACACCATCTGCGGCGTCGTGACAGCCGAGTTCCTGGAGCACCAGCGCAGCATCGGCAACGACCTGGGCACGCCGATGCCGCTCCACCGGTTCCCGGGCCTCGTCCCCGGTGACCGCTGGTGCGTCACCGCGGCGAACTGGCTGCGAGCCCACGGCGACGGCGTGGCCGCCCCGGTCGTGCTTGCCTCCACTCACGAGCGGGCGTTGGACATCGTCCCTCTCGAGATCCTCCGCCAGCACGCCGT encodes:
- a CDS encoding ABC transporter ATP-binding protein produces the protein MATTTRPASRLLATTLRPEQSRVLALVALLLVAMLLPLAGPLILARFVDGALSGRPVGALTTLAAAYLVLAVLGEVLQLAVTWASVHLAWRAGNRLREELADHALHLELAWHGDHSAGVLIERIDGDVEALTQFFSNVVLHVIGNAILVAGVLVISTVIDWRAGLALTVFAALAVAVMIRLRVAAVPAHDAEREANARLYGDLEERLGGLEDIRANGAGPHAVHRLQANSARSWRTARRASLHGDSAYALSATAFAAGSVATLAVGILLLDRGIITLGAVFALFRYAQLLRQPLERIAEQLRELQKALAGATRAARLLATERTLVDGPLGPEALPSGPLSVDLEGVTLTYAEGTVAVRDLDLHLAPGTHLGVVGRTGSGKTTLGRLLLRFWDATEGTVRVGGVDVADLQLGALRRRIAVVTQDVELLRASVRENLTLYGRWPATDERLVEVLGEVGLGGWLAGLPEGIDTQLAGTGGLSSGEAQLLAFARAFLAEPDLIVLDEASSRLDPATEATMAAAMHRLLEGRTAVIVAHRLATLEEVDEIAVLDGGRLVEHGERSRLAADPTTRYARLLRASEAAHTGLLAEAPGGGGS
- a CDS encoding ATP-binding cassette domain-containing protein gives rise to the protein MSEAATDGGGPGGAGVGRARPSPSRRLITALGPAVAIVLVQQVVFPAPSGIVLRGVIVGGLTALIALGMALVHRSDRIINFAQADLGFAPAVLAYLLIDEVGMPWPVAVVAGLVAAIALGGATERLVIRRFSRSPRLLVTIATIGLSQVLTAVALLVPRLWGRRLVSDRIDPPFEVTVRLGGVVFDANDLLALVLTPLVVVAVATLLRRSAAGVAIRASADDGDRAALLGVPVHRLRTIVWATAAGLAFVTVFLRGGILGLPADSVLGFSVLLRALVALVIGRMTNLVTVTTAAVALGVLELGIAWDHSVALVDPVLGVIVVVALLLQRGGTSGDGAGDDTAWRAADEVRGVPSALAHLPVVRWGRRLALVTVVAAAAVVPHVVSVDRSLRASALLVYALLGLSLVVLSGWGGHVSLGQVAFFAIGAAVCGWVTGTHGADLVAGLVVASLAGAAAAVVVGVPASRVRGLTLAVTTFAFSLATTSYLLDRNRFEWVPSGRVERAPLLGGFEVATPTEVYGLVLAVLVIVGLGVRGIRTSRAGRAMVALRDNDRAAQSYGIRPATLRVATFALSGGIAALAGGLFIHHQQAFDATTYAPVQNLAVFTMVVIGGLTSVTGAVLGAGFLLGAQWFLPAELRVLASGVGVLLVLWLVPGGLATLPFAGRDALLRRLAARHGTTVGPVAEDDVTPSDGAPLRGEDDRGEVPTTAGLLAVEGLDVSYGPVQILFGVDVIVEEGEAVALLGTNGAGKSTLLRAVSGVVPTTAGTVVLDGRDITRLPAHARVALGMAQVPGGSGVFPSLTVAENLRVAGWLHRRRPGDLEEARTQVDELFPVLTGRAGQRAGSLSGGEQQMLGLAMALLTRPRLLLIDELSLGLAPEVVGRLLRALEQLRRESMTVLLVEQSVEVALAATDRAMFLERGQVRFSGPTDELAQRPDLLRSVFLGGATSVIGAGPGAADASTPAGVMTVPAEATVDTAATVDTSDLTPAGDATPALEGVRLSRSFEGVAAVRSVSFEVGPGEVLGIIGPNGAGKTTVFDLVSGFTTPDGGSVRLGGRDVSRWSPSARARGGLGRSFQDARLFPSLSVEEAVATACERWVAVRDPLSAAFRLPNALDSERAVSRRVAELVELLGLGDHRSSFVGELSTGTRRVVDLACLLAHQPSVVLLDEPAAGIAQREVEALAPLIRRVRDETGASLVVIEHDISLIEAVADRLVAMDQGRVIAVGRPDAVLGDPVVVESYLGTEEAAIRRSGAPSGG
- a CDS encoding DUF2237 domain-containing protein, encoding MSERNVLGGDLEPCGTEPMTGFYRDGCCSTGPEDLGSHTICGVVTAEFLEHQRSIGNDLGTPMPLHRFPGLVPGDRWCVTAANWLRAHGDGVAAPVVLASTHERALDIVPLEILRQHAVDVPTDPGALEG